In the genome of Bradyrhizobium sp. CB3481, the window GCCCGAATAAGCGAGTCGCCTTTTACTTTAAGAATGGACCGAGTGGCGCCTGTTTACATCAGCAATGAGTCGGTCTTCGTAAGTCGCTGAAAATACTCGATCTGTTGCTCTTCGTCAGAGCACTTTTTTCGGTAAACGGCGCCTCATTTTCGCAGGGTTGGCTTCACTGGCGTCTCGGGAGGCGCGGCCGAGATCGCGAATGTCACCCACGTAGTCCACGTCTTGGCGCGGTTTTCGGTCTCGAGATCCTTGTAGCCCTTGATGTTGAGGTAGCCCTGATACTCCTTCGAGATCGGGATGATGAATCCGATCTGCGGTCCGAGGCCGATGGCCCGTCCCCGGAAGCTGCCGAGCGTTGCACCGGGCCCAGAGTCGTCGGTGATCTGCTGGAAGTAGTACCCGACCAGGCCGACGTGCACGTTCTTGCTGATGAACTGCGAGGCCCCCCAGTCGAGATGGAAGTCAATGCCGTTCTGGTATTGAAGATAGGGGTTGATGGTACTGTAGGTCAGCCCTCCGACGACCGAGAATTCATGACCGGTCTTTTGGTCGAGATAGGTGTATCCGACGCCGGCGTCGATGCCGCCGAACCCGAAGCTCAGGTTCGCGAGCCGGTTGAGATCGTAGGTGCCGCTCGGGATGTTACCGACGACGTAGATCATCTCGTTGTGGACGCCCTGATTCCACTTCAGGGTGCCCTGGTAGAGGACGTCCGAGACCGTCGTGCGGTTGTCCGTCGCGACGCCGGAGATGGTATTTCCCGCCGGCCCCGTCAGCGTAGATCCGATGGCGGCCCCTACGTTGCCAGGCGCGGTCAGGAAGCTGATTGCCGCCTGGCCGCCAAGCACCGGCGTCGGAGAGGTGTAGGTGATGCCGACCGCGAGCGCATCAGCCCTGGCGTTCAACCCGGTGACCACGCTGCCGCGCCCGCCGTTGCTGGTGATGAAGTTCTGCGTCGCACCTGCGTTGGCCTGCAGATGCAGGTAGATGGTCGAATAGGCCCAGCCGGGCACTACCGGCGCAGCCGCCAAACTGCCGAAGGCCCCTGGGAGCCAGAAGCTCACGCCACCGGCATCCGCGCGGGCGTCTGGCGCCTGCAGAGAAACCGCCGCCGTGAACGCTGACGCCACCAGAACTGCCTTCATCATGGGCTCCTCCTACGGCTCAGAATGGGTTCACGTAGTTGAGGATCGCCACCTGCCGCAGCAGCACGCGGCGGATCACATGGCTGACCTTTACCTGATCGGTGAAGATGGCGGCCGTGCCGGTCGCGCCTGCCGGAAGCCGATCGGCAAACGCGGCGTCGTCCAGCCTGACGCGGACCACGAAGGGGGCGGCAGTAAATTCCTTGGGCGTGACCGCCTGGCCGGAAACCTGGGCTTGACCGGTCGCGATCGCCTGAAGGACGCCCTCGACCCTACCGGTATAGACATGCCCCGGCATGAACTTGAAGGTGACCTCGACTTCCTGGCCGGGAGCTATGTAGCGGGCGTCGATCTGGGCGATTTCGACGCCAATCAGCGTGTTTGAAGTGTCGATGAAGGCCATAGCCGGCGACAGCGGCAGGTTGGCGACCCGCGCGCCTTTCCGCAGCGCGACGTTGGTGACGTAGCCGTCGGCCGGCGCGCGGATCGTGGTCTTGTCGAGATTCCAT includes:
- a CDS encoding transporter translates to MMKAVLVASAFTAAVSLQAPDARADAGGVSFWLPGAFGSLAAAPVVPGWAYSTIYLHLQANAGATQNFITSNGGRGSVVTGLNARADALAVGITYTSPTPVLGGQAAISFLTAPGNVGAAIGSTLTGPAGNTISGVATDNRTTVSDVLYQGTLKWNQGVHNEMIYVVGNIPSGTYDLNRLANLSFGFGGIDAGVGYTYLDQKTGHEFSVVGGLTYSTINPYLQYQNGIDFHLDWGASQFISKNVHVGLVGYYFQQITDDSGPGATLGSFRGRAIGLGPQIGFIIPISKEYQGYLNIKGYKDLETENRAKTWTTWVTFAISAAPPETPVKPTLRK
- a CDS encoding efflux RND transporter periplasmic adaptor subunit, producing the protein MMVALMALYVALLFSLVWLGIIRFNAFWKASPLIVLLLLNLGLFIPMGWGAPQGPAIVARNAVAIVPDVAGEVTDVPVAANTPLKAGDVLFKIDPTPYDAQVKAIEAQLKLSSTRLAQMTNLYERDAGRGFDVEQRQSEVDQLKAQLQNAQWNLDKTTIRAPADGYVTNVALRKGARVANLPLSPAMAFIDTSNTLIGVEIAQIDARYIAPGQEVEVTFKFMPGHVYTGRVEGVLQAIATGQAQVSGQAVTPKEFTAAPFVVRVRLDDAAFADRLPAGATGTAAIFTDQVKVSHVIRRVLLRQVAILNYVNPF